Proteins encoded in a region of the Streptomyces violaceoruber genome:
- a CDS encoding MFS transporter, with product MTSQTTINKPGPGDGSPAGSAPAKGWRGHPWVTLVTVAVGVMMVALDGTIVAIANPAIQDDLDASLADVQWITNAYFLALAVALITAGKLGDRFGHRQTFLIGVAGFAASSGAIGLSGSIAAVIVFRVFQGLFGALLMPAALGLLRATFPAEKLNMAIGIWGMVIGASTAGGPILGGVLVEHVNWQSVFFINVPVGIVAVVLGVMILLDHRAANAPRSFDVVGIVLLSASMFALVWALIKAPEWGWGSGQTWVYIGGSVVGFVLFSVWETKVKEPLIPLAMFRSVPLSAGVVLMVLMAIAFMGGLFFVTFYLQNVHGMSPVDAGLHLLPLTGMMIVASPLAGAMITKVGPRIPLAGGMVCTAVAMFGISTLETDTGSGLMSIWFGLLGLGLAPVMVGATEVIVGNAPMELSGVAGGLQQAAMQIGGSLGTAVLGAVMASKVDSDLAGNWKDAGLPELTPQQADQASEAVRVGVPPVAPGTPAEVAGKITDVAHDTFISGMSLASLVAAGVAVVAVFVAFLTKRGENAEAGAGVGHI from the coding sequence ATGACTAGTCAGACCACCATCAACAAGCCGGGACCGGGTGACGGCAGCCCGGCGGGCTCGGCGCCCGCCAAGGGATGGCGCGGCCATCCGTGGGTCACCCTCGTCACCGTCGCGGTCGGGGTCATGATGGTGGCCCTGGACGGCACCATCGTGGCGATCGCCAACCCGGCCATCCAGGACGACCTGGACGCCAGCCTCGCGGACGTCCAGTGGATCACCAACGCCTACTTCCTCGCGCTCGCGGTCGCCCTGATCACCGCGGGCAAGCTCGGTGACCGCTTCGGCCACCGGCAGACCTTCCTCATCGGCGTGGCGGGCTTCGCGGCCTCCTCCGGCGCCATCGGACTGTCCGGCAGCATCGCCGCGGTCATCGTCTTCCGCGTCTTCCAGGGCCTGTTCGGCGCGCTGCTGATGCCGGCCGCGCTCGGTCTGCTGCGGGCCACCTTCCCGGCCGAGAAGCTCAACATGGCCATCGGCATCTGGGGCATGGTCATCGGCGCCTCCACCGCGGGCGGCCCGATCCTCGGCGGCGTGCTGGTCGAGCACGTCAACTGGCAGTCCGTGTTCTTCATCAACGTGCCGGTGGGCATCGTCGCCGTCGTGCTCGGCGTCATGATCCTGCTGGACCACCGGGCCGCGAACGCGCCGCGCTCCTTCGACGTCGTCGGCATCGTGCTGCTGTCGGCCTCGATGTTCGCCCTCGTCTGGGCGCTGATCAAGGCCCCCGAGTGGGGCTGGGGCTCCGGCCAGACCTGGGTGTACATAGGCGGCTCGGTGGTGGGCTTCGTCCTGTTCTCCGTGTGGGAGACCAAGGTGAAGGAGCCGCTGATCCCGCTGGCGATGTTCCGCTCGGTGCCGCTGTCGGCCGGTGTGGTCCTGATGGTCCTGATGGCCATCGCCTTCATGGGCGGCCTGTTCTTCGTCACCTTCTACCTGCAGAACGTCCACGGCATGAGCCCCGTCGACGCCGGACTGCACCTGCTGCCCCTCACCGGCATGATGATCGTCGCCTCGCCGCTGGCCGGCGCGATGATCACCAAGGTCGGCCCGCGCATCCCGCTGGCCGGCGGCATGGTGTGCACCGCCGTCGCCATGTTCGGCATCTCCACGCTGGAGACGGACACGGGCAGCGGTCTGATGTCGATCTGGTTCGGCCTCCTCGGCCTCGGCCTCGCGCCCGTCATGGTCGGCGCCACCGAGGTCATCGTCGGCAACGCGCCGATGGAGCTCTCGGGCGTGGCCGGCGGTCTCCAGCAGGCGGCGATGCAGATCGGCGGCAGCCTCGGCACCGCCGTGCTGGGCGCCGTGATGGCCTCCAAGGTCGACAGCGACCTGGCCGGCAACTGGAAGGACGCGGGGCTGCCCGAGCTGACGCCGCAACAGGCGGACCAGGCCTCCGAGGCGGTCCGGGTCGGTGTCCCGCCGGTCGCGCCCGGCACCCCCGCCGAGGTCGCCGGGAA
- a CDS encoding TetR family transcriptional regulator, whose product MKVAGTSAPPETAPAASRPGLRELKKQRTRDLLLRSALELFTERGYEETTVDDIAEAADVSQRTFFRYFASKEDAAFFVARLAESHFVRAVLARPPEEAPLDALRRALAESWSTIGEAVEQLVPLELHMRFYRVIESTPALLAAHLRRATELEEEIARVVAVREGLDVDTDPRPRVVVAVFGAVMRVTERIWSARDDASLAALRDLTADYLDQVAPALTGNWRRAET is encoded by the coding sequence TTGAAGGTGGCCGGCACGTCGGCGCCGCCGGAGACCGCACCCGCGGCCTCCCGCCCTGGCCTGCGCGAACTCAAGAAACAGCGCACCCGGGACCTGCTGCTGCGCTCCGCCCTCGAACTCTTCACCGAGCGCGGTTACGAGGAGACGACCGTCGACGACATCGCCGAGGCCGCCGACGTCTCGCAGCGCACCTTCTTCCGGTACTTCGCCTCCAAGGAGGACGCGGCGTTCTTCGTGGCACGGCTCGCGGAGTCGCACTTCGTCCGGGCCGTGCTCGCCCGCCCGCCCGAGGAGGCGCCCCTGGACGCGCTGCGCCGGGCGCTCGCGGAGAGCTGGAGCACCATCGGCGAGGCCGTCGAGCAGCTGGTCCCGCTCGAGCTGCACATGCGCTTCTACCGGGTGATCGAGTCGACGCCCGCGCTGCTCGCCGCGCACCTGCGACGCGCGACGGAGCTGGAGGAGGAGATCGCCCGGGTCGTCGCCGTCCGCGAGGGCCTCGACGTGGACACCGACCCGCGCCCACGGGTGGTCGTGGCCGTCTTCGGAGCGGTGATGCGGGTCACCGAGCGGATCTGGTCGGCACGCGACGACGCCAGCCTGGCGGCCCTGCGGGACCTGACGGCCGATTACCTCGACCAGGTGGCGCCCGCGCTCACCGGGAACTGGCGCCGCGCCGAAACGTGA